From Callospermophilus lateralis isolate mCalLat2 chromosome 5, mCalLat2.hap1, whole genome shotgun sequence, a single genomic window includes:
- the F2r gene encoding proteinase-activated receptor 1 — MGPRRLLLVAAGLSLCGPLLSARIRGRKPESQATNATVNPRSFFLRNSNDRFEIIPLGEDEEKNESALTEDRFVSLNKSSPLQKPPPVFISKDASGYLTSPWLTLFIPSVYTCVFIISLPLNIMAIAVFILKMKIKKPAVVYMLHLATADVLFVSVLPFKISYYFSGSDWKFGSEMCRFATAAFYCNMYASIMLMTVISIDRFLAVVYPIQSLSWRTLGRASFTCLAIWAMAIAGVVPLLLKEQTTQVPGLNITTCHDVLNETLLEGFYAYYFSAFSAVFFFVPLIISTVCYVSIIRCLSSSAVANRSKKSRALFLSAAVFCIFILCFGPTNVLLIMHYSFLSHNPATEAAYFAYLVCVCVSSVSCCLDPLIYYYASSECQRHLYGILCCKESSDPNSYNSSGQLMASKMDTCSSHLNNSIYKKLLT; from the coding sequence agtcACAAGCAACAAATGCTACTGTGAATCCCCGGTCATTTTTTCTCAGGAATTCCAATGATAGATTTGAAATCATCCCATTGGGAGAGgatgaagagaaaaatgaaagtgCATTAACGGAAGACAGATTTGTCTCCCTCAATAAAAGCAGTCCTCTTCAAAAACCACCCCCTGTGTTCATCTCGAAAGATGCCTCAGGATACCTGACCAGCCCCTGGCTGACTCTCTTTATCCCTTCTGTTTACACCTGCGTGTTCATCATCAGCCTTCCCCTGAACATCATGGCCATCGCTGTGTTCATCCTGAAGATGAAGATCAAGAAGCCAGCCGTGGTGTACATGTTACACCTGGCCACAGCAGATGTGCTGTTTGTGTCCGTGCTGCCCTTTAAGATCAGCTATTACTTTTCGGGCAGCGATTGGAAATTCGGGTCTGAAATGTGTCGCTTTGCCACTGCAGCGTTTTACTGTAACATGTACGCCTCCATCATGCTCATGACGGTCATAAGCATTGACCGGTTCTTGGCTGTGGTGTATCCCATCCAGTCCCTCTCCTGGCGCACTCTGGGAAGGGCTTCCTTCACTTGTCTGGCCATCTGGGCTATGGCCATCGCAGGGGTGGTGCCTCTCCTCCTCAAGGAGCAGACCACCCAGGTCCCGGGACTCAACATCACCACCTGTCACGATGTGCTCAATGAAACCCTGCTCGAAGGCTTTTACGCCTATTACTTCTCAGCCTTCTCGGCTGTCTTCTTTTTTGTGCCGTTGATCATTTCTACTGTCTGCTATGTGTCGATCATCCGATGTCTTAGCTCTTCAGCTGTGGCCAACCGGAGCAAGAAGTCTCGGGCTTTGTTCTTGTCTGCTGCTGTCTTCTGCATCTTCATTCTCTGCTTTGGACCCACAAATGTCCTCCTGATTATGCATTACTCATTCCTCTCTCATAACCCGGCCACAGAGGCTGCCTATTTTGCTTATCTCGTCTGTGTCTGTGTCAGCAGCGTGAGCTGTTGCCTTGATCCCTTGATCTATTACTATGCTTCCTCTGAGTGCCAGAGGCACCTCTATGGTATCTTATGCTGTAAAGAAAGTTCTGACCCCAACAGTTACAACAGCAGTGGTCAATTGATGGCAAGTAAAATGGATACGTGCTCTAGTCACCTGAATAACAGCATATACAAAAAGCTGTTAACTTAG